One Streptomyces sp. B21-105 genomic region harbors:
- a CDS encoding ATP-binding SpoIIE family protein phosphatase, which translates to MTEQPTSYERPQGVDPTDPHGALLHTPASAPGPSALPPDASGTTTCGKGGKGDMGGQGATGKDAADAEAGAGAEHSQPSATADADTHRPRPAPESIPAQPGGDGHQERGPGGQEHGPGGQERRAGAGVTPGRPTPMRREGDRLRFVGAATRRIARGLDLDEIVMGLCRATVPTFSDAILVYLRDPLPVGDERPVADRIMLRLRRTDRIPEDRDTETGFAALALPLPEPAELTPELSAAVGDMCEVRPGGALAEVLRGVRPVFADHPAARAALPELLGTDSTLAVPGGQRAILAPLRGRRRVIGAAVFLRRPERPPFETDDLLVAAQLATHSALGIDKAVLYDREAYIADELQRTMLPETLPRPTGVRLASRYLPAAETARVGGDWYDAIPLPGSRVALVVGDVMGHSMTSAAIMGQLRTTAQTLAGLDLPPQEVLHHLDEQAQRLGTDRMATCLYAVYDPVAHRITIANAGHPPPILLHLGGRAEVLRVPPGAPIGVGGVDFEAVELDAPAGATLLLYTDGLVESRLRDVATGIEQLREKLAATAQLTGPDHPPPLEALCDEVLDMLGPGDRDDDIALLAARFDGIAPSDVAYWLLEPEDAAPGRARRLARRALSRWGLEDMSDSVELLVSEVVTNAVRYASRPVTLRLLRTDVLRCEVGDDVPQLPRLRQARATDEGGRGLYLVNRLARRWGATRLSTGKVVWFELNRG; encoded by the coding sequence GTGACGGAGCAGCCCACCTCCTACGAACGCCCCCAGGGCGTCGACCCCACGGACCCCCATGGGGCACTCCTGCATACTCCGGCCTCCGCGCCGGGCCCGTCCGCCTTACCGCCCGACGCCTCGGGTACGACGACGTGCGGCAAGGGCGGAAAGGGCGACATGGGCGGCCAGGGAGCCACGGGTAAGGACGCGGCCGACGCGGAGGCGGGTGCGGGTGCGGAGCACTCGCAGCCGTCGGCGACCGCGGATGCCGACACGCACCGGCCGCGCCCGGCGCCCGAGTCGATCCCGGCCCAGCCGGGCGGAGACGGACACCAGGAACGCGGTCCCGGCGGGCAGGAACACGGTCCCGGCGGGCAGGAACGGCGCGCCGGCGCGGGAGTGACTCCGGGCCGGCCCACGCCGATGCGGCGGGAGGGCGACCGGCTGCGGTTCGTGGGCGCCGCCACCCGGCGGATCGCCCGCGGTCTGGACCTCGACGAGATCGTGATGGGGCTGTGCCGGGCCACCGTGCCGACCTTCTCCGACGCGATCCTCGTCTATCTGCGCGACCCGCTGCCGGTCGGCGACGAGCGGCCCGTGGCGGACCGCATCATGCTGCGGCTGCGCCGCACCGACCGGATCCCGGAGGACCGCGACACCGAGACCGGCTTCGCGGCGCTGGCCCTGCCGCTCCCGGAGCCGGCGGAGCTGACCCCGGAGCTGTCGGCCGCGGTCGGCGACATGTGCGAGGTGCGGCCCGGCGGGGCGCTCGCGGAGGTGCTGCGCGGGGTGCGTCCGGTGTTCGCCGACCATCCGGCCGCACGTGCCGCGCTGCCCGAACTGCTGGGCACGGACAGCACCTTGGCGGTCCCGGGCGGCCAGCGGGCGATCCTGGCCCCGTTGCGGGGCCGGCGCCGGGTGATCGGCGCCGCCGTGTTCCTGCGCCGTCCGGAGCGCCCTCCGTTCGAGACCGACGACCTGTTGGTGGCCGCCCAGCTCGCCACCCACAGCGCCCTGGGCATCGACAAGGCGGTGCTGTACGACCGTGAGGCGTACATCGCCGACGAGCTGCAGCGCACGATGCTGCCGGAGACCCTGCCGCGTCCCACGGGCGTGCGGCTGGCGTCCCGGTATCTGCCGGCGGCGGAGACCGCGCGGGTCGGCGGCGACTGGTACGACGCCATCCCGCTGCCCGGCAGCCGGGTGGCGCTGGTGGTGGGCGACGTCATGGGGCACTCGATGACGTCGGCGGCCATCATGGGGCAGCTGCGCACCACGGCGCAGACCCTCGCCGGGCTCGACCTGCCGCCGCAGGAGGTCCTGCACCACCTCGACGAGCAGGCCCAGCGGCTGGGCACCGACCGTATGGCGACCTGTCTGTACGCCGTCTACGACCCGGTCGCGCACCGCATCACCATCGCCAACGCGGGCCATCCGCCGCCGATCCTGCTGCACCTGGGCGGCCGGGCGGAGGTGCTGCGGGTGCCGCCGGGCGCGCCGATCGGCGTCGGCGGGGTCGACTTCGAGGCGGTGGAGCTGGACGCGCCGGCCGGGGCGACGCTGCTGCTGTACACCGACGGGCTGGTGGAGTCCCGGCTGCGGGACGTGGCGACCGGCATAGAGCAGCTGCGGGAGAAGCTCGCGGCGACGGCGCAGCTCACCGGGCCGGATCACCCGCCGCCGCTGGAGGCGCTGTGCGACGAGGTGCTCGACATGCTCGGCCCGGGCGACCGGGACGACGACATCGCGCTGCTCGCCGCCCGCTTCGACGGGATCGCGCCGAGCGACGTGGCGTACTGGCTCCTGGAACCGGAGGACGCGGCGCCGGGCCGGGCCCGTCGGCTGGCCCGGCGGGCGCTGTCCCGGTGGGGGCTCGAGGACATGTCCGACTCGGTGGAGCTGCTGGTCAGCGAGGTCGTCACCAACGCGGTGCGGTACGCGTCGCGGCCGGTGACGCTGCGGCTGCTGCGCACCGACGTGCTGCGCTGCGAGGTCGGGGACGACGTGCCGCAGCTGCCCCGGCTGCGGCAGGCCCGGGCGACCGACGAGGGTGGTCGCGGTCTCTACCTGGTCAACCGGCTGGCCCGGCGCTGGGGTGCGACACGGCTGAGCACCGGCAAGGTGGTCTGGTTCGAGCTGAACCGGGGTTAG
- the fomD gene encoding cytidylyl-2-hydroxypropylphosphonate hydrolase encodes MADGEAVRRVGTGDAAAFWEPGDRILWRYRANGGAGFHIARPVTVVRDDAEVLAVWLAPGTECVKPVLADGTPPHREPLRTRYTKPRTVQRDRWFGTGVLKLARPGEPWSVWLFWDPGWQFKNWYVNLEEPLVRWEGGVDSEDHFLDICVYPDHSWGWRDEDEFAQAQQDGLMDRAVAELVLLAGRRALETIRAWGPPFDEGWQHWRPDPSWAVPLLPEDWDRTPAHMST; translated from the coding sequence ATGGCAGACGGTGAAGCGGTGAGACGCGTGGGAACGGGCGATGCGGCGGCCTTCTGGGAGCCCGGGGACCGGATCCTGTGGCGCTACCGGGCGAACGGCGGCGCGGGCTTCCACATCGCCCGCCCGGTCACCGTGGTGCGCGACGACGCGGAGGTGCTGGCGGTCTGGCTCGCCCCCGGCACCGAGTGCGTCAAGCCGGTCCTCGCGGACGGCACGCCGCCGCACCGGGAGCCGCTGCGCACCCGCTACACCAAGCCGCGCACGGTGCAGCGCGACCGCTGGTTCGGCACCGGCGTGCTGAAGCTGGCCCGGCCGGGCGAGCCGTGGTCGGTGTGGCTGTTCTGGGATCCGGGCTGGCAGTTCAAGAACTGGTACGTCAACCTGGAGGAGCCGCTTGTCCGTTGGGAGGGCGGAGTGGACTCCGAGGACCACTTTCTGGACATCTGCGTCTACCCCGACCACAGTTGGGGCTGGCGCGACGAGGACGAGTTCGCGCAGGCCCAGCAGGACGGACTGATGGACCGGGCGGTGGCCGAGCTGGTGCTGCTGGCGGGCCGCAGGGCGCTGGAAACGATCCGCGCCTGGGGGCCGCCGTTCGACGAGGGCTGGCAGCATTGGCGCCCGGACCCGTCCTGGGCCGTACCGTTGCTGCCGGAGGACTGGGACCGTACGCCCGCGCACATGTCCACATGA